A section of the Leptotrichia buccalis C-1013-b genome encodes:
- a CDS encoding MFS transporter, which yields MSSRLTKKSYIIYGLGVSYFMIDQIYNQWLSYYYLPPETEKNLVPLLKPQYLVLAFIFARIIDAISDPVVGFLSDNSKSRFGKRSIFMLIGGLPLGLLTIMYFYPIKSSQMATLIYLSIVGGLYFTAYTLVAAPYNALIPDLASNKEERLNLSTMQSTFRLIFTGVAMVLPGILISKLGVVNGVLNTEVGIRKTVILITILSVLGIYACIFFLKEKQLTQNRPKTESLGFMKSISHLKDKEIILYFLGYFFFFCGFNILRGDLTYYLSAVMQKDIKYLTVISVVLFGMAGLFFPITNKFGKKYSYKKILIVDMLLLIIGTFGLLFINKNNSIFAYLLFVICGTGLSGAAFIFPQAMLSEISAKLSETKKVSLEGFMFGIQGMFLKLAFLVQQVVQSTLLVVGNQNVQNGVKGATEVGVKVTLVVALVLFGVSLFFYNLKKED from the coding sequence ATGAGTTCAAGATTAACAAAAAAAAGTTACATAATTTACGGGCTTGGGGTTTCATATTTTATGATTGACCAGATTTATAATCAATGGCTGTCGTATTACTATTTACCGCCTGAAACGGAGAAAAATTTAGTTCCGTTGTTAAAGCCGCAGTATTTAGTTCTAGCATTTATTTTTGCGAGGATTATTGATGCAATATCAGATCCTGTTGTAGGATTTTTATCAGACAATTCCAAATCACGTTTTGGAAAAAGGTCAATATTTATGCTAATTGGAGGATTGCCGCTTGGACTTCTTACAATTATGTATTTTTATCCAATTAAAAGTTCGCAGATGGCGACACTTATTTATTTGTCAATTGTTGGAGGGCTATACTTTACGGCATACACTTTAGTTGCAGCACCGTATAACGCTCTAATTCCAGATTTGGCTTCAAATAAGGAAGAAAGGCTTAACCTTTCTACAATGCAGTCAACTTTTAGGCTCATATTTACTGGGGTTGCGATGGTTCTGCCGGGTATTTTGATTTCAAAATTGGGGGTAGTAAATGGAGTGCTGAATACAGAAGTTGGAATACGTAAAACAGTAATTTTGATTACAATATTGTCAGTTTTAGGGATTTATGCGTGTATATTTTTCCTAAAGGAAAAGCAGCTTACACAAAATCGTCCTAAGACTGAATCGCTTGGGTTTATGAAATCAATTTCACATTTGAAGGATAAGGAAATTATTTTGTATTTTTTAGGATACTTCTTTTTCTTTTGCGGATTTAACATACTTCGTGGAGATTTGACATATTATTTGAGCGCTGTAATGCAAAAGGATATTAAATATTTGACTGTGATATCAGTTGTGCTATTTGGAATGGCGGGGCTATTTTTTCCAATTACAAACAAGTTTGGGAAAAAGTATTCGTATAAGAAAATATTGATTGTGGATATGCTGCTTTTAATAATCGGTACTTTTGGTCTATTGTTTATTAATAAAAATAATTCAATTTTTGCATATTTACTTTTTGTAATTTGTGGAACAGGATTAAGTGGTGCAGCGTTTATTTTCCCACAGGCAATGCTTAGTGAAATTTCTGCAAAACTGTCAGAAACTAAAAAAGTAAGTTTGGAAGGCTTTATGTTTGGAATACAGGGAATGTTTCTAAAATTGGCATTTCTAGTGCAGCAAGTTGTTCAGTCAACTTTACTTGTTGTGGGGAATCAGAATGTTCAGAATGGCGTGAAAGGTGCAACTGAAGTTGGAGTTAAAGTGACACTTGTCGTGGCGTTAGTTCTGTTTGGCGTTTCACTGTTTTTCTATAATTTGAAAAAAGAGGATTAA
- a CDS encoding alpha/beta hydrolase — protein MGMELLIAINVLFMIFFFVIAYMSIRYFINQIEKYPRVTFEEVYNSKKLRQKYNIEDNKANPYDYGYNFKEVAYKSGKIQLYGWLIENKEAEKTMIISHGRGVNRLSSLQYLEMFKDIGLDKEYSFFIPDLRNSGKSDVARTKMGYCFGQDIFHTMEMLNEKFGKNNFTLYGFSQGGIGSAIASKMYVKALRKKGIVVDKLILDSSISNIRKRIKEDAKKRRVPKFIVSVIVRIFNLRVGSHLDKLRLSYLLKRIPTLIIQSKSDKATTYGMLMEEYNELAQNDNIKLKVFEKGSHTRIYADPECKDEYAEAVKEFLTN, from the coding sequence ATGGGAATGGAGTTGTTGATAGCGATTAATGTGCTGTTTATGATATTTTTCTTTGTGATAGCATATATGTCGATACGGTATTTTATTAATCAGATTGAGAAATATCCGAGAGTTACATTTGAAGAGGTGTACAATAGTAAAAAATTAAGACAGAAATATAATATTGAAGATAATAAGGCAAATCCTTATGATTACGGGTATAATTTTAAGGAAGTGGCTTATAAATCTGGGAAAATTCAGCTTTATGGATGGCTTATTGAGAATAAGGAAGCGGAAAAGACTATGATTATTTCACATGGACGTGGCGTGAATAGATTGTCGTCGTTGCAATATTTGGAAATGTTTAAGGATATTGGACTTGACAAGGAATATAGTTTTTTTATTCCAGATTTGAGAAATTCTGGAAAGTCTGATGTAGCTAGGACTAAAATGGGATACTGCTTTGGTCAGGATATTTTTCATACGATGGAAATGCTGAATGAAAAGTTTGGGAAAAATAATTTTACGTTGTATGGATTTTCGCAAGGGGGAATAGGTTCTGCGATTGCTTCTAAAATGTATGTGAAGGCACTTAGGAAAAAAGGGATTGTTGTCGATAAACTGATTTTGGACAGTTCGATTTCAAATATAAGAAAAAGGATTAAGGAAGATGCAAAAAAACGTCGAGTTCCTAAATTTATCGTAAGTGTTATTGTAAGAATTTTTAATTTAAGAGTCGGAAGCCATCTTGATAAATTAAGATTGTCATATTTATTAAAAAGAATACCAACATTGATTATTCAGTCTAAAAGTGATAAAGCTACGACCTATGGAATGCTAATGGAAGAGTATAATGAACTTGCACAAAATGATAATATTAAATTAAAAGTTTTTGAAAAAGGTTCGCACACTAGAATTTATGCTGATCCTGAATGTAAAGATGAATATGCTGAGGCAGTAAAAGAGTTTTTAACAAATTAA
- a CDS encoding nucleotidyltransferase family protein: MKIGIVAEYNPFHNGHLYQIRKVKEIFGENILVVVVISGDFVQRGEISFLDKWEKTQVNLECGVDLVVELPLYYSIQNAEIFSKMATRILDYLGMNIQVFGAEEANIVVLQKVLDLQKRQDYKDKLMEYMKKGNSYSTSQRLALKEYDLDGIVKSNNILALEYMREIENGNLKIKPYTIKREISEYNEEKVSEDREEFASASFLRNELEKILDEFSQKKFEKIKKFFIGSKEIFCENKIDWNKNFDFRENETIEKVKNSIAEKKCSSLKDRGVENSKKIVKKSYNFEKKQNIGEKINLESLKNIKTEEKIFWKLEEIQKFVPEKSFEIIFKNLEWKTNNQIDGNKIKEEIFKIVKYKILTEKKEEIMEIYDITEEIYARIYGTMLNSQKYIEFLKNTKSRNLSNKRVERIILNILLNIKAKMMDFEINYVRILGFNKKGQEYLKKIRENNKIENFGTENKFQKKNIFVNWKDIEKVGIFEKICENSEELEIQKNFLEKIQVEKNGFLIKELLLGKKEKLNPIVYVN; encoded by the coding sequence TTGAAAATAGGAATTGTGGCTGAATATAATCCGTTTCATAATGGACATTTGTATCAAATTAGGAAAGTTAAGGAGATATTTGGTGAAAATATTTTGGTTGTGGTAGTGATAAGTGGGGATTTTGTTCAGCGGGGAGAAATTTCGTTTTTGGATAAGTGGGAGAAAACACAGGTTAATTTAGAATGTGGAGTGGATTTGGTTGTGGAATTGCCACTTTATTATTCTATTCAAAATGCGGAGATTTTTTCAAAAATGGCGACACGGATTTTGGATTATCTGGGGATGAATATTCAGGTTTTTGGAGCGGAAGAGGCAAATATTGTAGTTTTGCAAAAGGTGCTTGATTTACAGAAAAGGCAGGATTATAAGGATAAGCTTATGGAATATATGAAAAAAGGCAACAGTTATAGCACTTCTCAAAGACTGGCGTTAAAGGAATATGATTTGGATGGTATTGTGAAGTCGAATAATATTCTGGCTCTGGAATATATGCGTGAGATAGAAAATGGCAATCTTAAAATAAAGCCGTATACTATAAAAAGAGAAATTTCAGAATATAATGAAGAAAAAGTGTCTGAGGATAGGGAAGAATTTGCTAGTGCTTCATTTTTGAGAAATGAATTGGAGAAGATTTTGGATGAGTTTTCACAAAAGAAGTTTGAAAAAATAAAAAAATTTTTTATTGGGAGTAAGGAAATTTTTTGTGAAAATAAAATAGATTGGAATAAAAATTTTGACTTTAGAGAAAATGAAACAATTGAGAAAGTAAAAAATTCTATTGCTGAAAAAAAATGTAGTTCTTTAAAAGATAGAGGAGTAGAAAATTCAAAAAAAATTGTTAAAAAAAGTTATAATTTTGAGAAAAAGCAAAATATTGGAGAAAAAATAAATTTAGAAAGTTTGAAAAATATAAAAACAGAAGAAAAAATCTTTTGGAAACTAGAAGAAATTCAGAAATTTGTGCCAGAAAAGTCATTTGAAATTATTTTTAAAAATTTGGAATGGAAAACAAATAATCAAATTGATGGAAATAAAATAAAGGAAGAAATATTTAAAATTGTGAAATATAAAATTTTAACAGAAAAAAAAGAAGAAATAATGGAAATATATGATATAACTGAAGAAATTTATGCTAGAATATACGGAACAATGTTGAATTCGCAAAAATATATAGAATTTTTGAAAAATACAAAATCTAGAAATTTATCGAATAAACGTGTAGAACGGATTATTTTAAATATTTTACTAAATATAAAAGCTAAAATGATGGATTTTGAAATAAATTATGTAAGAATTTTAGGCTTTAATAAAAAGGGTCAGGAATATTTGAAAAAAATTCGTGAAAATAATAAAATAGAAAACTTTGGTACAGAAAATAAGTTTCAGAAAAAAAATATTTTTGTAAATTGGAAGGATATTGAAAAAGTTGGAATATTTGAAAAAATTTGTGAAAATTCAGAAGAATTGGAAATTCAGAAAAATTTTTTGGAAAAAATACAAGTTGAGAAAAATGGATTTTTAATCAAAGAATTGCTTTTGGGGAAAAAAGAGAAATTAAATCCGATAGTGTATGTGAATTAA
- a CDS encoding sucrose-specific PTS transporter subunit IIBC has product MANKNYEKAAKEILEAVGGKENVVSGAHCATRLRLVLKDDSKINKDKLDNIELVKGSFNNAGQFQIILGTGIVNEVFKFFSQAAELSEVGKEELKEIAAKKANVFQRILKSLADVFVPILPALVASGLLMGINNVLTSKGLFVAGKTLIEVFPQFTDLANMINLFSNAAFVFLPVLIGFHAAKNFGGTPVLGAVIGAIMIHPDLLNGYGYGEALAKHTIPYWNIFGLNIAQVGYQGTVLPIIASSFILAKIETFTRKYVPAILDMIITPLVSVLLTSFITFTVIGPIMRVIGDGMTNGVLWLFFDLGPLGGAIYGVVYPLLVITGMHHSMAAAEMQILANISKLGGSPTFAVVSASNVAQGAAALACFFFMKKDKKIQSVASAAGISALLGITEPAVFGVNLNLKFPFLAALIGSAVGSGYAVWMKVLSVSQGPAGIPGVIVMRPQSMIQFLVSITISFVVTFIVTYLFVKIFNRKGGKNNGVA; this is encoded by the coding sequence ATGGCAAATAAAAATTATGAAAAAGCCGCAAAAGAAATTTTAGAAGCTGTCGGCGGAAAAGAAAATGTTGTAAGCGGTGCACATTGTGCGACAAGACTTAGACTTGTATTAAAAGATGATTCAAAAATAAATAAGGATAAACTTGATAATATTGAACTGGTAAAAGGTTCTTTTAATAATGCGGGACAATTTCAGATAATACTTGGAACTGGAATTGTAAACGAAGTATTTAAATTTTTTAGTCAAGCTGCTGAATTATCTGAAGTTGGGAAAGAAGAGCTTAAAGAAATTGCAGCTAAAAAAGCTAATGTGTTTCAACGTATTTTAAAATCTCTTGCTGATGTATTTGTTCCAATTTTACCAGCTCTAGTCGCTTCAGGGTTATTAATGGGAATCAATAACGTACTGACATCAAAAGGACTTTTCGTTGCTGGAAAAACATTGATCGAAGTATTTCCTCAATTTACAGATTTAGCAAATATGATTAATTTGTTTTCAAATGCAGCTTTTGTTTTCTTACCTGTATTAATAGGATTTCATGCAGCTAAAAATTTTGGTGGTACACCTGTATTAGGTGCTGTAATAGGAGCTATAATGATTCACCCTGATTTGTTAAATGGTTATGGCTATGGTGAAGCTCTTGCAAAACATACAATTCCTTATTGGAATATTTTTGGATTAAATATTGCACAAGTTGGATATCAAGGAACAGTTTTACCAATAATAGCCTCTTCGTTTATTTTAGCAAAAATTGAAACTTTTACAAGAAAATATGTTCCAGCAATACTTGATATGATAATAACTCCTTTAGTGTCAGTTCTTTTAACTTCATTTATCACTTTTACTGTAATTGGACCAATTATGAGAGTAATCGGGGATGGAATGACTAATGGAGTATTATGGCTGTTTTTTGACTTAGGTCCTCTTGGAGGTGCAATTTACGGAGTAGTCTATCCATTGCTTGTAATAACAGGAATGCATCACAGTATGGCTGCTGCTGAAATGCAGATACTTGCTAATATTTCAAAACTTGGAGGTTCACCTACGTTTGCAGTTGTATCAGCTTCCAATGTTGCTCAAGGTGCCGCTGCTTTAGCTTGTTTCTTCTTTATGAAAAAAGATAAAAAAATCCAAAGTGTTGCTTCAGCTGCTGGAATATCTGCACTTCTAGGTATTACAGAGCCTGCTGTATTTGGGGTAAATTTAAATCTTAAATTTCCATTTTTAGCAGCATTAATCGGTTCAGCAGTAGGCTCAGGATATGCAGTATGGATGAAAGTGCTTTCAGTTTCTCAAGGTCCTGCCGGAATTCCCGGAGTAATCGTTATGCGTCCTCAGTCAATGATACAATTTTTAGTATCAATTACAATTTCATTTGTTGTAACATTTATTGTAACCTATTTATTCGTAAAAATTTTTAATAGAAAAGGAGGAAAAAACAATGGAGTGGCCTAG
- a CDS encoding glycoside hydrolase family 32 protein: MEWPREKRYERLENLPEEEYNKLKEKVKNSPYRQKFHIQPNTGLLNDPNGFSYFNGKYHIFYQWFPLGPVHGVKYWYHLSSTDLVTFTDEGIAMKPDTVYDSHGVFSGTGLTSKDKLFLFYTGNTRDENWIRNPYQCIAVMDKEGKITKNDKPFINKVPDGYTDNFRDPKVFIKNGKYYCLVGAETDDNKGAIVYYSSNDLKEWEFRGNLKTDFSENSGFMWECPDYFEFEDKAVLMFSPQGMEAVGEKYNNIFQSGYLIGEKIDFEKGEFKHQEFKEFDRGFEFYAPQTMEDNKGRRILIGWFGLPGTDSVTDKYDWAHCLTIPRVLELKNNILYQKPLPELVKLRKSEEEFSFKLNNNSVNLKNEKRTYELDVNFENIKAEKVGMKFRVGNNEETVFFYDLKNNELVFDRTHSGELTENFEGGDIRKCKFKEKNLKLHLFLDESSAEIFVNDGLEVFSSRLYNKMKNNEISFFTDGEIEIKGKLWEI, from the coding sequence ATGGAGTGGCCTAGAGAAAAAAGATACGAACGTTTAGAAAATTTACCGGAAGAAGAGTACAATAAATTAAAGGAAAAAGTAAAAAATTCACCATACAGACAAAAATTTCATATCCAGCCCAACACTGGATTATTAAATGATCCAAATGGATTTAGTTACTTCAATGGGAAATATCATATATTTTATCAATGGTTTCCATTAGGTCCAGTACATGGTGTTAAATATTGGTATCATCTCTCTTCAACAGATTTAGTGACATTTACAGATGAAGGAATTGCAATGAAACCAGATACTGTTTATGATAGCCATGGTGTTTTTTCAGGAACTGGCCTTACGTCAAAAGATAAACTGTTTTTATTCTACACAGGAAATACAAGAGATGAAAACTGGATTAGAAATCCGTATCAATGTATTGCAGTAATGGATAAGGAAGGAAAAATCACAAAAAATGATAAACCGTTTATAAATAAAGTTCCAGATGGATATACAGACAACTTCAGGGATCCAAAAGTTTTTATAAAAAATGGAAAATATTATTGCTTAGTAGGAGCTGAAACAGATGACAATAAGGGAGCTATAGTTTATTACAGTTCAAATGATTTGAAGGAATGGGAGTTTCGTGGAAATTTAAAGACTGATTTCAGTGAAAATAGTGGATTTATGTGGGAATGTCCTGATTATTTTGAATTTGAGGATAAAGCTGTTTTAATGTTTTCTCCACAAGGAATGGAAGCTGTAGGAGAAAAATATAATAATATTTTTCAGTCAGGATATTTAATTGGAGAAAAAATTGATTTTGAAAAAGGTGAATTTAAACATCAGGAATTTAAAGAATTTGACAGAGGATTTGAATTTTATGCACCTCAAACGATGGAAGATAATAAAGGTAGAAGAATATTAATTGGCTGGTTTGGACTTCCAGGAACTGACAGTGTAACTGATAAATATGACTGGGCTCATTGTCTGACAATTCCTAGAGTGCTTGAACTGAAAAATAATATTTTATATCAGAAACCTTTACCTGAACTTGTTAAACTTAGAAAATCAGAAGAGGAATTCTCTTTTAAACTGAATAACAATTCTGTCAATTTAAAAAATGAGAAAAGAACTTATGAACTGGATGTAAATTTTGAAAATATAAAAGCTGAGAAAGTTGGAATGAAATTTAGAGTTGGAAATAACGAAGAAACTGTCTTCTTCTACGATTTGAAAAATAATGAACTTGTATTTGATAGAACTCATTCCGGTGAATTAACAGAAAATTTTGAAGGAGGAGACATCAGAAAATGTAAATTTAAAGAAAAAAATCTGAAATTACATTTATTCTTAGACGAGTCCTCAGCTGAAATTTTCGTAAACGATGGACTTGAAGTTTTTAGTTCAAGATTATATAATAAAATGAAAAATAATGAAATTTCATTTTTTACAGACGGAGAAATCGAAATCAAAGGTAAATTATGGGAAATTTAG
- a CDS encoding LacI family DNA-binding transcriptional regulator has product MKDVAKLAKVSVGSVSKYFNGIALKEKTKLAIEKAVKELNYEPNIYAKGLKINRTNTVVLIIPSIWNPFFSELTFHIEKELRKHEIKLILYNSENNIENEIQFITMSRQNKVDGIIAVTYSNIDEYVSETLPFVSIDRFFSHKTNFVSSDNYSGGRLATEMLIKHGSKNLAYIGHGSKYSNDTISRLNGFKDYCSEHNIFNQICYNTGTREEFEMEVDNFIKKFIITKKIDGIFSSTDAHAFYILEKLEDLNISVPEDVQIIGFDGAKSSKREKNYLSTIRQDIEEIAVQSVKILVDTIENKENMENKTNVKIPVTFLSGKTTKPIL; this is encoded by the coding sequence ATGAAAGACGTAGCAAAATTAGCAAAAGTTTCTGTTGGAAGTGTATCAAAATATTTCAATGGTATTGCTTTAAAGGAAAAAACTAAACTTGCAATTGAAAAAGCAGTAAAGGAATTAAATTATGAACCAAATATATATGCTAAAGGACTAAAAATTAACAGGACCAATACTGTTGTCCTTATAATTCCCAGCATTTGGAATCCCTTTTTTAGTGAATTAACTTTTCATATTGAAAAAGAACTACGAAAACATGAGATAAAATTGATTCTATATAATTCAGAAAATAATATAGAAAATGAAATTCAGTTTATAACAATGTCAAGGCAGAACAAAGTAGATGGAATAATAGCAGTGACATATAGTAATATAGATGAATATGTATCAGAGACTCTTCCATTTGTTAGCATAGATAGATTTTTTTCACATAAAACAAATTTTGTAAGTAGTGATAATTATTCAGGTGGAAGATTAGCTACAGAAATGTTAATAAAACATGGGAGTAAAAATTTAGCCTATATTGGTCATGGCTCAAAATATTCAAATGACACTATTTCAAGATTAAACGGTTTCAAAGACTATTGTAGTGAGCATAATATTTTCAATCAAATATGCTACAATACTGGAACAAGAGAAGAATTTGAAATGGAAGTAGATAATTTTATAAAAAAATTTATTATAACCAAAAAAATTGATGGTATTTTTTCTTCAACAGATGCACATGCTTTCTACATTTTAGAAAAACTAGAAGATTTAAATATTTCTGTACCTGAAGATGTCCAAATAATAGGCTTTGACGGGGCAAAGTCTTCAAAAAGAGAAAAAAATTATTTATCTACAATTAGACAGGACATTGAAGAAATTGCTGTACAATCTGTTAAAATACTAGTTGATACAATAGAAAATAAAGAAAATATGGAAAATAAAACAAATGTAAAAATTCCTGTAACATTTTTATCTGGGAAAACAACTAAACCTATATTATAA
- a CDS encoding type 1 glutamine amidotransferase: protein MKIQFILHETFEAPGAYLAWAALSGHDVSITKVYQYENLPENADSFDFLIVMGGPQSPIGDNSEFPYFDAKSEIKLIKKAIKADKFVVGVCLGAQLLGEAFGGKTEKSPFREIGNFPIELTKDGLKDDKIKHFGKQAIVGHWHSDMPGLTDTAKVLATSKGCPRQIIKYSEKHYGFQCHLEFTKALTELLIYSDKTLEQDSQTLPFVQSSQTIRNNSYDEMNNLLYKFLDKLTKE, encoded by the coding sequence ATGAAAATACAATTCATATTACACGAAACATTTGAAGCACCAGGAGCTTATCTTGCTTGGGCAGCACTTTCTGGACACGATGTTTCCATAACAAAAGTATATCAATATGAAAACTTGCCTGAAAATGCAGATTCATTTGATTTTCTGATTGTAATGGGAGGACCGCAGAGTCCTATTGGAGATAATAGTGAATTTCCCTATTTTGACGCAAAATCTGAAATTAAATTGATTAAAAAGGCTATAAAGGCTGATAAATTCGTAGTTGGAGTTTGTCTTGGAGCTCAGTTGCTGGGAGAAGCATTTGGTGGAAAAACAGAAAAAAGCCCTTTCCGTGAAATAGGAAATTTTCCAATTGAACTGACAAAAGATGGACTGAAAGACGATAAAATAAAGCATTTTGGAAAACAGGCTATTGTAGGGCATTGGCATAGTGATATGCCAGGATTAACAGATACTGCAAAAGTCTTGGCAACAAGTAAAGGGTGTCCACGCCAGATTATAAAATACAGCGAAAAACATTATGGCTTTCAATGCCATCTCGAATTTACCAAAGCACTAACTGAGTTATTAATATATTCAGATAAAACTCTTGAGCAGGATAGCCAAACTTTACCTTTTGTTCAATCTTCTCAAACAATACGTAACAATAGCTATGATGAAATGAATAATCTTCTCTATAAGTTTTTAGACAAACTTACAAAAGAATAA
- a CDS encoding 2'-5' RNA ligase family protein, which translates to MKKLFFSIFLMFCLNIFSNVNYNVFVIMDNNATRNVENISKGLKDVGIESFYSKGYAVHLTLYLTEYKPEALKTIKDTVNKIANQTKSFDIEFYRLRKTGGNWFMLDAQNNETIQQLADEITVSLNKYRAKDAQVPDWAKSIPEKVKSFNLYGSPNVFTSFDPHITLLTPEDSAKIDTFTSKYDFKPFKSKVIGIGIAQVDDLGQAKNIIYSVKFKK; encoded by the coding sequence ATGAAAAAATTATTTTTTTCAATTTTTTTAATGTTTTGTCTAAACATTTTTTCCAATGTAAATTACAATGTTTTTGTAATTATGGATAACAACGCAACTAGAAATGTGGAAAATATTTCAAAAGGGCTTAAAGATGTAGGAATTGAAAGCTTTTATTCCAAAGGATATGCAGTCCATCTGACTTTGTACCTTACAGAATATAAGCCTGAAGCACTAAAAACAATAAAGGATACTGTCAACAAAATTGCAAATCAGACAAAATCCTTTGATATAGAATTTTACAGATTAAGAAAAACTGGCGGAAACTGGTTTATGCTAGATGCTCAAAATAATGAAACTATACAGCAACTTGCAGATGAAATAACAGTCAGCCTGAACAAATATCGTGCAAAGGACGCACAAGTTCCTGACTGGGCAAAATCTATTCCTGAAAAAGTAAAATCATTCAATTTGTACGGCTCTCCAAACGTATTTACAAGCTTTGATCCCCACATAACTTTACTTACTCCAGAAGATTCAGCAAAAATAGATACATTTACTTCAAAATATGATTTTAAACCTTTCAAATCTAAAGTTATTGGTATCGGAATCGCTCAAGTTGACGATTTGGGGCAAGCAAAAAATATAATTTATTCGGTAAAATTTAAAAAATAA
- a CDS encoding thioredoxin family protein has protein sequence MKKLENYEQILNKIKEEEYFLLYVSMNNCSVCQVDMPKVEKIVNEQNFPAYHIEASEIPEAVGQLNLFSVPVVILFYEGKEIHRQAKIIDFEELNYRIEQISENK, from the coding sequence ATGAAAAAACTTGAAAATTATGAACAAATACTTAATAAAATAAAAGAAGAAGAATATTTTTTATTATACGTTTCAATGAATAATTGCAGCGTTTGTCAGGTTGATATGCCAAAAGTTGAGAAAATTGTTAATGAACAAAATTTTCCCGCTTATCATATCGAAGCATCTGAAATTCCTGAAGCTGTTGGGCAATTAAATCTATTTTCAGTCCCAGTAGTTATTCTATTTTATGAAGGCAAAGAGATACATAGACAAGCTAAAATCATTGATTTTGAAGAATTAAATTATAGAATTGAACAAATAAGTGAAAATAAATAA
- the pflA gene encoding pyruvate formate-lyase-activating protein, with translation MKGYIHSFESFGTKDGPGIRFVLFLQGCPLRCLYCHNVDTWEIKDKKMIMTASEVMKEILKVRGFIKTGGVTVSGGEPLMQPEFLMELFKLCRENGIQTALDTSGYIFSDKAKQVLELVDMVLLDIKHINPEKYKILTSVELDNTLKFAKYLNEINKPTWLRYVLVPGYSDDENDLHEWAKFTSQLKNVERVDVLPFHQMGQYKWEKVGKEYKLKDTPTPTRELIDKAEGIFRSYGLKMLDK, from the coding sequence GTGAAAGGATATATACATTCATTTGAATCGTTTGGGACTAAAGATGGACCTGGAATCAGATTTGTGCTGTTTTTGCAGGGATGTCCTCTTAGATGTCTGTATTGCCATAATGTAGATACTTGGGAAATTAAAGATAAAAAAATGATTATGACTGCATCTGAAGTTATGAAGGAAATTTTGAAGGTAAGAGGATTTATAAAGACTGGAGGAGTTACGGTTTCTGGGGGAGAGCCTTTGATGCAGCCTGAATTTTTGATGGAACTGTTTAAACTTTGTCGTGAAAATGGGATTCAGACAGCACTTGATACATCTGGCTATATTTTTTCTGATAAGGCAAAACAAGTGCTTGAGCTTGTTGACATGGTGCTTCTTGATATTAAGCACATAAATCCTGAAAAATATAAAATATTAACTTCAGTGGAGCTTGATAATACATTAAAATTTGCAAAATATTTGAATGAAATTAATAAGCCAACTTGGCTGAGATATGTGTTAGTTCCAGGATATTCTGATGATGAAAATGACTTGCACGAGTGGGCAAAATTTACTTCGCAGTTAAAGAATGTGGAAAGAGTGGATGTTTTACCATTTCATCAGATGGGTCAGTATAAATGGGAAAAAGTTGGGAAAGAATATAAATTAAAGGATACACCAACTCCGACACGAGAATTGATTGATAAGGCAGAAGGAATTTTTAGATCTTATGGTTTAAAAATGTTAGATAAATAA